Proteins found in one Maridesulfovibrio sp. genomic segment:
- a CDS encoding DMT family transporter, translating to MQQHNQKRAYLYGLSAVFIWSTVASAFKISLGYMDPLQLLFYAVVFSTISLFAILKIQNKTAELTKLGKKELIKCALPGMLNPFLYYIVLFKAYDLLPAQEAQPLNYTWAITLSLLSIPLLGQKMTLRELLAIITSYIGVVIISTHGNLLNIQFSDGYGVFLALFSTIIWSLYWIINAKSKTDPLIGLFLNFCLGLPLVTVTMLIFSGPPPLNLPAVLSAAYVGIFEMGITFALWLNALKLTEKASRVSNLIFLSPFLSLILIHFILGEEILPSTLVGLLFIVGGNTIQQLAKKN from the coding sequence TTGCAACAGCATAATCAGAAAAGGGCCTATCTTTACGGTCTTTCCGCCGTATTCATCTGGTCTACGGTGGCCTCGGCGTTCAAGATATCTCTAGGCTATATGGACCCGTTGCAACTGCTATTCTACGCAGTTGTTTTCTCTACGATATCTCTTTTCGCCATATTAAAGATACAAAATAAAACCGCAGAGCTAACAAAGCTGGGCAAAAAAGAACTGATCAAATGCGCACTGCCCGGCATGCTTAATCCTTTTCTATATTACATCGTTCTTTTTAAAGCTTACGACCTGCTTCCGGCACAAGAAGCGCAACCGCTTAATTATACATGGGCCATCACGCTTTCCCTGCTTTCCATTCCGCTGCTGGGCCAGAAGATGACCCTGCGTGAACTGCTGGCTATAATTACCAGTTATATCGGAGTGGTGATTATCTCCACGCACGGGAACCTGCTCAATATCCAATTCAGTGACGGTTACGGAGTGTTCTTGGCCCTCTTCAGCACAATAATCTGGTCTCTTTACTGGATAATCAACGCCAAAAGCAAAACAGATCCACTCATAGGCCTATTTCTTAATTTTTGTCTCGGGCTTCCGTTAGTAACCGTGACGATGCTTATATTTTCCGGTCCTCCTCCACTTAATTTACCGGCGGTGCTCTCCGCTGCCTATGTGGGAATATTTGAAATGGGCATAACCTTCGCATTATGGTTAAACGCCCTTAAGCTGACCGAAAAAGCGTCCCGGGTCAGTAATCTTATTTTTCTTTCTCCCTTTCTTTCATTGATCCTGATCCACTTTATTCTGGGAGAAGAAATACTGCCTTCCACGCTCGTGGGCCTGCTGTTCATCGTGGGCGGAAACACCATCCAGCAATTGGCAAAAAAAAATTAG
- the plsY gene encoding glycerol-3-phosphate 1-O-acyltransferase PlsY: protein MLWIFWLVFAYFLGSIPFGLFIGKICCNLDIRTEGSKSTGATNVARLCGFKYGVAALALDLGKGFIPVLMAYQYSHNWIFISLVAAAAVLGHVFSIFLDMKGGKAVATTIGVFLALAPVATIYSVIFLLAVIALSGFVSMGSLTFAISLPFFTLITGCVGMVPLACGMTVLLFWTHRDNIKRLATGEEHSWKKKK, encoded by the coding sequence ATGCTCTGGATATTCTGGCTGGTTTTCGCCTATTTTCTGGGATCTATTCCCTTCGGACTTTTCATCGGCAAGATATGCTGTAATCTCGACATCCGTACAGAAGGCAGCAAAAGCACCGGCGCCACCAATGTGGCCCGTCTCTGTGGATTCAAGTACGGCGTAGCCGCCTTGGCCCTGGATCTTGGTAAAGGATTCATCCCCGTACTTATGGCCTACCAGTACAGTCACAACTGGATTTTTATCTCCCTCGTTGCTGCGGCAGCAGTACTCGGTCATGTATTTTCCATCTTTCTTGACATGAAAGGCGGCAAGGCTGTAGCGACGACTATAGGCGTTTTTCTGGCGCTTGCCCCGGTGGCAACGATCTACTCCGTAATCTTCCTGCTGGCAGTAATCGCCCTTTCTGGATTTGTTTCCATGGGTTCACTCACTTTTGCGATATCGCTGCCTTTCTTTACGCTGATAACCGGCTGTGTAGGCATGGTTCCGCTGGCATGCGGAATGACGGTACTCCTGTTCTGGACTCACCGAGACAACATTAAACGTCTGGCTACAGGCGAAGAACATTCCTGGAAGAAGAAAAAATAG
- a CDS encoding MBL fold metallo-hydrolase, with the protein MKITFMGAAKTVTGSCYIIETDTVRFAVDCGLHQGNAEIEKRNRGIADYDPKKLDFILITHAHIDHTGLLPAAVRAGFDGPIYMTTPTRDLLDIMLLDSAYIQEMEAEWGNRKRRRKGLPPIKPIYEQEDAIKTVPLMRTVQYGSSFDPAEGVTVNFKDAGHILGSAFIELWIKEGGETTKIVFSGDLGHKDQLIVRNPSIIEKADYLLMESTYGDRNHKDSSNSLDELAEAISWSYERGGRVVIPAFAVERSQQMIYTLHRLYKAGKLPEDMPVFLDSPLAIKATEIFRNHPEFFDLDTKEMMHNGDDPLSLPNLKFTLTTEESQAINNSSGPAIIISASGMANAGRIKHHLRHNIWRKDSSVVFVGYQGVGTPGRRLVNGADNITIFGEKLAVEAKIFTINGFSGHAGQDEMIDWLKNFDSPSMKVILTHGEPKGQKVLAGLIKQKLGYKVHVADYREELMLVPGGEMNPVVKSKPVKPEIDWEFLLKDSEKLYDEFRNRLDKVQAQPFLSQTELRDKLLEINRQIVELISEL; encoded by the coding sequence ATGAAGATAACTTTTATGGGCGCAGCCAAGACCGTTACCGGTTCCTGCTATATAATCGAAACCGATACAGTCAGATTCGCAGTTGATTGCGGACTTCATCAGGGTAATGCTGAAATTGAAAAGCGTAACCGGGGCATCGCTGATTATGATCCCAAAAAACTTGATTTCATTCTGATTACTCACGCCCATATCGACCATACCGGTCTGCTTCCGGCCGCAGTGCGGGCAGGCTTCGACGGCCCGATTTATATGACTACCCCTACCCGCGACCTTCTGGATATCATGCTGCTGGACAGCGCTTACATTCAGGAAATGGAAGCGGAGTGGGGCAACCGTAAAAGGCGTCGCAAAGGGCTGCCCCCCATTAAACCCATTTATGAGCAGGAAGACGCCATAAAGACCGTTCCGCTTATGCGCACTGTGCAGTACGGCTCCAGCTTTGATCCCGCGGAAGGTGTGACCGTAAACTTTAAGGATGCCGGTCATATTCTCGGCTCTGCATTTATCGAGCTGTGGATCAAGGAAGGCGGAGAGACTACTAAAATTGTTTTTTCCGGTGACCTCGGCCATAAGGACCAGCTCATTGTCCGCAATCCCAGCATAATCGAGAAGGCGGATTACCTGCTTATGGAATCCACCTACGGCGATCGCAATCATAAGGATTCATCCAACAGTCTCGATGAATTGGCCGAAGCCATATCATGGAGTTATGAACGTGGCGGGCGTGTTGTTATCCCTGCATTTGCGGTGGAGCGTTCACAGCAGATGATTTATACTCTGCACCGGCTTTATAAGGCAGGCAAGCTTCCTGAAGATATGCCCGTGTTTCTGGACAGCCCTCTTGCCATCAAGGCTACGGAAATATTCCGTAATCATCCCGAGTTTTTTGATCTCGATACCAAAGAGATGATGCATAATGGCGATGACCCTCTTTCATTGCCAAATTTGAAATTTACCCTCACAACTGAGGAATCTCAGGCCATCAATAATAGCTCTGGGCCGGCAATTATCATTTCCGCCAGCGGCATGGCTAACGCCGGACGCATCAAACATCACCTGCGCCATAATATCTGGCGTAAGGATTCCAGCGTTGTCTTTGTGGGGTATCAGGGTGTCGGTACGCCGGGACGAAGACTGGTCAACGGCGCTGACAACATAACTATTTTCGGTGAAAAGCTGGCTGTTGAGGCAAAGATTTTCACTATCAACGGTTTTTCCGGACATGCCGGGCAGGATGAAATGATTGACTGGCTGAAAAACTTTGACAGCCCGTCCATGAAAGTCATATTGACCCACGGCGAACCCAAAGGTCAAAAAGTTCTGGCCGGACTGATCAAGCAGAAACTCGGATACAAGGTGCATGTCGCTGATTACCGGGAAGAGCTTATGCTGGTACCTGGTGGAGAGATGAATCCCGTGGTCAAATCCAAGCCTGTCAAACCTGAAATTGACTGGGAATTCCTGCTCAAGGATTCTGAAAAGTTGTATGATGAATTCAGGAACAGATTGGATAAAGTGCAGGCGCAGCCATTTCTCAGTCAGACTGAATTGCGCGATAAACTGCTTGAAATCAATCGCCAGATTGTTGAACTTATATCGGAACTTTAA
- a CDS encoding transporter substrate-binding domain-containing protein — protein MLKRLFTATSCIVITLSTLFILRSVAFADHLTVGYIELPPYYYTNSQQKPEGFLLNLTQRIMNKAGCDCSYVSMPSKRILHTLKKKRAFASIGWFKTPQREKYAKFSLSIYENKPIVVLLRQEDHEAFAKYSTLEKLLKENKFKTGLIAGHSMGGYIDYLLKKYSRAVHLLSGTTEQLVKMLHDGHIDFCLLAPVEIAKIIKKSSYKEDDFYFMSMKDIIKGNTRHLIFSKDVSNDTISKINAAITEIKYETKLSRYAE, from the coding sequence ATGCTCAAGCGTCTTTTTACCGCAACAAGCTGCATAGTAATTACCTTATCCACTCTATTTATCCTACGCAGTGTCGCCTTTGCAGACCACCTGACGGTTGGATACATAGAACTCCCACCTTATTACTATACAAACTCACAGCAAAAACCAGAAGGCTTTCTTCTAAATCTTACCCAAAGGATCATGAATAAAGCTGGATGTGACTGCAGCTATGTAAGCATGCCCTCCAAACGGATACTGCATACCCTGAAAAAAAAGAGGGCTTTCGCATCCATAGGATGGTTTAAAACTCCTCAACGAGAAAAATACGCTAAATTTTCGCTATCTATTTATGAGAATAAACCTATTGTTGTGCTTTTAAGACAGGAAGATCACGAGGCATTTGCAAAATACAGCACACTGGAAAAACTTTTAAAGGAGAATAAATTCAAGACAGGGCTTATCGCAGGGCATTCCATGGGAGGATATATTGATTATCTTCTGAAAAAATACTCCCGAGCAGTCCATCTCTTATCAGGAACAACCGAACAACTTGTCAAAATGCTGCATGACGGACACATTGATTTTTGTCTTCTGGCACCAGTTGAAATTGCTAAAATAATTAAAAAATCATCTTACAAAGAAGATGATTTCTACTTCATGTCTATGAAAGACATAATAAAAGGTAACACACGCCATTTGATCTTTTCCAAAGATGTTTCAAACGACACTATCAGCAAAATCAACGCAGCTATCACTGAAATTAAATACGAAACAAAACTTAGCAGGTATGCAGAGTAA
- a CDS encoding adenylosuccinate synthase, whose amino-acid sequence MANTVIVGTQWGDEGKGKIVDMLAEQAGAIVRFQGGNNAGHTLVVEGEQCILHLIPSGVLHKGKKCLIGNGVVLDPEVFLKEIDGLAEKGVEVSPERLMISKKTQIIMPYHKLMDNCRESLKSADNKIGTTGRGIGPCYEDKMNRCGIRAADLADPELLRKKIVAGLQEKNVLFEKLFDVEPLDAEKVFQEILPIAERVVPYLADVSSIIQEETKAGRMVLFEGAQGVHLDIDHGTYPFVTSSNVVAGNAAAGSGCGPRQLERIIGICKAYTTRVGAGPFATELFDEVGDTLQKNGHEFGATTGRKRRCGWLDMVVLRETARLCDLTEFALTKLDVLSGLKEIKICVAYEYRGEKVDYPPQEQNGMAYVKPVYESMPGWDEDITKASSYDELPEAARNYISRIEELSGVKVGIVSVGPDRAQTIVR is encoded by the coding sequence ATGGCTAATACCGTAATCGTGGGAACCCAGTGGGGGGACGAAGGCAAGGGCAAAATCGTTGATATGCTCGCCGAACAAGCAGGTGCGATTGTACGTTTCCAAGGTGGAAACAACGCAGGTCACACACTTGTTGTGGAAGGAGAGCAGTGTATCCTGCATCTCATCCCGTCCGGGGTTCTCCATAAGGGTAAAAAGTGCCTTATCGGTAACGGGGTAGTACTCGACCCCGAGGTTTTTCTCAAGGAGATTGATGGACTTGCCGAAAAGGGTGTAGAGGTTTCACCGGAGAGACTGATGATCAGCAAAAAGACCCAGATCATCATGCCTTACCATAAGTTAATGGATAACTGTCGTGAATCTCTTAAGTCCGCTGATAACAAAATCGGTACTACCGGTCGCGGAATCGGCCCCTGCTACGAAGATAAAATGAACCGCTGCGGTATCCGTGCTGCGGATCTCGCTGATCCTGAATTGCTGCGCAAGAAAATTGTGGCCGGTCTTCAGGAAAAGAATGTCCTTTTTGAAAAACTTTTCGATGTAGAACCGCTTGATGCCGAAAAGGTTTTTCAGGAAATTTTGCCCATCGCTGAAAGGGTTGTTCCATATCTTGCCGATGTTTCATCCATAATTCAGGAGGAAACCAAGGCTGGAAGAATGGTTCTTTTTGAAGGTGCGCAGGGCGTGCATCTTGATATCGATCACGGAACTTATCCGTTTGTTACCTCTTCTAATGTTGTTGCCGGTAACGCCGCTGCCGGTTCAGGCTGCGGTCCCCGTCAGCTGGAACGTATCATCGGTATCTGTAAAGCTTACACCACACGTGTAGGTGCCGGTCCTTTTGCCACTGAGCTTTTTGACGAAGTTGGCGATACTCTGCAGAAGAACGGTCATGAATTTGGTGCAACCACTGGTCGTAAGCGCCGTTGCGGATGGCTTGATATGGTTGTCCTGCGCGAAACTGCAAGGCTCTGTGATCTCACTGAGTTTGCCCTGACCAAGCTGGATGTTCTTTCCGGTCTTAAAGAAATTAAAATCTGCGTTGCTTACGAGTATCGTGGTGAAAAAGTAGATTATCCCCCGCAGGAACAGAACGGTATGGCTTATGTTAAACCCGTATATGAATCCATGCCCGGCTGGGATGAAGACATCACCAAAGCATCATCTTACGATGAATTGCCCGAAGCAGCACGTAACTACATATCTCGCATTGAAGAACTTTCCGGCGTTAAAGTCGGCATAGTCTCCGTCGGTCCTGACCGCGCTCAGACTATTGTAAGATAA
- a CDS encoding DNA polymerase III subunit delta': MFTSIQETASRQNLVLPRLAKLAAKPPQCLLIEGGSADERMDMARYWACVLNCEKGQEPCGTCQSCQQIADNAFNDFLLIDREENDSGTGLKQDISVDSIRELLPVWGQPPHGGGTRVTVVREAQHLNGNSANALLKTLEEPRPGNVFVLTAPQRERLLETLVSRSWVITLAWPTDRQNSPEVAEWVNAMLTFWRSGQGWFARTSAKGALDKEMGLQVVMGCQRELKNALINPKSTSAANALSGMFDPKGLRRLDLVLGKAQESLNYNVNPPLVLDWVCTAAMPKKRR; the protein is encoded by the coding sequence ATGTTCACATCTATTCAAGAAACTGCTTCCAGACAGAATCTGGTTCTGCCCCGGCTTGCCAAATTGGCGGCCAAGCCTCCGCAATGCCTGTTGATCGAGGGCGGTAGCGCAGACGAACGAATGGATATGGCCCGTTACTGGGCTTGCGTGCTAAACTGCGAGAAAGGTCAGGAACCTTGCGGAACCTGTCAGTCCTGCCAGCAGATAGCGGATAATGCCTTTAACGATTTCCTGCTCATTGATCGTGAAGAAAATGATAGCGGAACCGGGCTTAAGCAGGATATTTCCGTGGATTCCATTCGTGAATTACTTCCGGTCTGGGGGCAGCCTCCTCATGGCGGCGGAACCCGCGTAACCGTAGTTCGTGAAGCCCAGCACCTGAACGGCAACTCTGCCAATGCGCTTCTCAAAACACTTGAAGAACCTCGTCCGGGTAATGTCTTTGTTCTTACTGCACCTCAGCGTGAGCGGTTGCTCGAAACCCTTGTTTCACGCAGTTGGGTGATCACTCTTGCATGGCCCACCGACCGGCAGAATTCTCCTGAAGTAGCTGAATGGGTAAATGCCATGCTCACTTTCTGGCGTTCAGGTCAGGGGTGGTTTGCGCGGACTTCCGCCAAAGGGGCCCTTGATAAGGAAATGGGGTTGCAGGTGGTCATGGGCTGTCAGCGGGAACTTAAAAATGCGCTTATTAATCCTAAGTCCACTTCCGCAGCCAATGCGCTTTCCGGCATGTTCGATCCTAAAGGTTTGCGCAGGCTTGATCTTGTGCTTGGAAAGGCGCAGGAATCCCTTAATTACAATGTGAATCCGCCCTTGGTGCTCGATTGGGTCTGTACTGCTGCCATGCCGAAGAAACGGCGGTAA
- a CDS encoding transglycosylase SLT domain-containing protein, translated as MYLALFSFFYYIYSVKHDIPLPNTIRVAAVNIERVFPKLSPWGPGFDRELLDQFIKYAGTKLEIKAYPTHDKAFQALVKGKADIMMATGYNPDLTSTSTPLKKGPVYEKNPASMLHHILRFELRTPFELCDQEVFIPDHSGLKKTFKELSEQLDCKPTVVIGEDSSHLSPLLKYNEDKSMRFHLVETGALTPIRPFLHKLRITDEFGKDLEYRWYLREDVYGLDQKVQDYWRLVQSNGTLSNLREKYFGFIPEETDFYDLYSLRKDIRERLPLYRNYIIKAAKKYGIDPLLLAAVMYQESRFDPLARSKTGVRGLMQLTNDTAQLLGLTSRLDPQQAIYGGARYLKFLWTKIGKRDVHGWDRWFFTLAAYNQGLGHVFDAIDIAKYTNKDPGTWRSLKLVFPLLTRAKYHSKTKHGYTRGYEAVDYVDHVRYYFYIMNGLAILPGLEANDLAPLAAAR; from the coding sequence GTGTACTTGGCGTTATTCTCTTTTTTTTATTACATTTATTCAGTAAAACACGACATTCCTCTGCCCAACACAATCAGAGTCGCCGCTGTCAATATTGAAAGGGTATTCCCGAAGCTTTCTCCTTGGGGACCGGGATTTGACCGGGAACTGTTAGACCAATTCATAAAATATGCCGGAACCAAACTCGAAATAAAAGCCTACCCCACCCATGATAAGGCATTCCAGGCACTGGTAAAGGGCAAGGCCGATATTATGATGGCAACCGGCTATAACCCTGACCTCACGTCTACATCCACTCCGCTGAAGAAAGGACCGGTCTATGAAAAAAATCCGGCCTCAATGCTGCATCATATTCTCAGATTTGAGCTACGCACCCCTTTTGAACTCTGCGATCAGGAAGTCTTTATACCGGACCACTCGGGTTTGAAAAAAACCTTCAAAGAGCTGAGTGAACAGTTGGACTGTAAACCGACTGTCGTCATCGGCGAAGATTCATCGCATTTATCCCCTCTTCTAAAATACAATGAAGATAAAAGCATGCGCTTTCACTTAGTGGAAACCGGTGCCTTAACTCCCATCCGGCCTTTCCTGCATAAACTCAGGATAACCGACGAGTTCGGGAAAGATCTGGAGTACAGATGGTATCTGCGAGAAGACGTTTACGGGCTTGATCAGAAGGTTCAGGATTACTGGCGGCTGGTGCAATCAAACGGCACGCTGAGCAATTTACGGGAAAAATATTTCGGATTCATCCCCGAAGAAACCGATTTTTACGATCTTTATTCCCTGCGCAAAGATATCCGTGAAAGATTACCACTCTACCGGAATTATATAATAAAGGCCGCGAAAAAATACGGCATTGATCCGCTACTGCTAGCCGCTGTAATGTATCAGGAATCGCGGTTCGATCCTTTGGCGCGCAGTAAAACAGGAGTACGCGGACTGATGCAGCTAACCAATGATACTGCTCAACTTCTGGGACTGACCAGCAGGCTGGACCCACAGCAGGCCATCTATGGCGGAGCGCGCTACCTGAAATTTCTCTGGACTAAAATCGGAAAACGGGACGTTCACGGCTGGGACCGCTGGTTTTTCACCCTTGCGGCTTACAATCAGGGATTAGGGCATGTTTTCGACGCCATCGATATCGCTAAATATACCAACAAAGACCCGGGGACATGGCGTTCACTTAAGCTGGTGTTCCCCCTGCTTACCCGAGCCAAATACCATTCAAAAACAAAACACGGCTACACACGCGGGTATGAAGCCGTGGATTATGTCGATCACGTTCGCTACTATTTTTACATCATGAACGGACTAGCTATCCTTCCGGGGCTTGAGGCGAATGACCTTGCTCCCCTTGCTGCCGCCCGCTGA
- a CDS encoding ribonuclease catalytic domain-containing protein — protein MSLFKEGRYVAPGNIVEFMHGNQPQLAFVMEEQAGKLKLYTITKREAKMPAARVLPWVGPQYSASASRQEMLDYMLAHQEKRGELQAGLDTMEIWELAQGELEKAPLKWFAGLLWEEPDADQISALGRAMIAAKTHFKFQPPEFTIYTKEKVELRLQQQAEEKAHEEIMSVGQELFKKIWNARESGSRIRPDQIPDMSDEIKEGLKSFLMDRISGLNEEKSNKMWSALRKGLPDHPHLPLLLAQGWGIVPPHHNYLLNEAEYVPDDSWAEEHSAEIERLVKAVETNAGDPCPLPMRSIDSATTKDIDDAFNLRKRDDGGYTLTIALARPCMDWKFESGLDQAVMNRGTSIYLPEGTSHMLPEALGIGALSLFSGKNRPALITTFEIDAHGILQSVDPHTGWVKITDNSTYLAVEQMLEEGSDDEMALAHELSEKLLQERIKHGAIVIRRPEPELALEGWPQQTKVIMSAKESTPRADQIISEFMILANSGLGKYAEENNFPLLYRTQDIALPSDLSGIITEPHEIFLRVRQMIPPQMETTPKKHATLAVNGYSPITSPLRRYADFINMAQLCHYLIEGEAKWDADELKDLADNLQLRLQSVIKVQRFRPRYWKLLYLAQHKKSWHHAVVVDDSGPLTTLAMPEIQINVRVPRPMLGDKLYPGQGFQIRFNKIDPLTNELRVMEAMEE, from the coding sequence ATGTCCCTATTCAAAGAAGGACGTTACGTAGCGCCCGGAAATATTGTAGAATTTATGCACGGCAACCAGCCTCAGCTGGCATTTGTTATGGAAGAGCAGGCTGGCAAGCTCAAGCTTTACACCATCACAAAACGTGAAGCCAAAATGCCCGCGGCGCGGGTTCTTCCATGGGTCGGGCCGCAGTATTCCGCCTCCGCCTCCCGGCAGGAAATGCTTGATTACATGCTTGCCCATCAGGAAAAAAGGGGCGAACTTCAAGCCGGGCTGGACACCATGGAAATATGGGAACTGGCACAGGGTGAACTGGAAAAAGCACCACTCAAATGGTTTGCCGGACTGCTCTGGGAAGAACCGGATGCCGATCAGATTTCCGCCCTCGGACGGGCTATGATCGCGGCCAAAACCCACTTCAAATTTCAACCGCCAGAGTTTACCATCTACACCAAAGAAAAGGTGGAGCTCCGTCTTCAGCAACAGGCCGAAGAAAAAGCCCATGAAGAAATCATGAGCGTCGGGCAGGAATTATTCAAGAAAATCTGGAACGCCCGTGAGTCTGGAAGCAGAATCAGACCGGATCAGATTCCCGATATGTCTGATGAAATCAAAGAAGGATTAAAATCTTTCCTCATGGATAGAATCTCCGGCTTGAACGAAGAAAAATCCAACAAAATGTGGTCCGCTCTGCGTAAAGGTCTGCCGGACCATCCCCACCTGCCTCTACTGCTGGCACAGGGCTGGGGAATAGTGCCTCCGCACCACAACTACCTGCTGAATGAAGCGGAATACGTCCCTGACGACAGCTGGGCCGAAGAACACAGCGCTGAAATTGAAAGACTGGTTAAGGCGGTGGAAACAAACGCTGGAGATCCCTGCCCGCTGCCTATGCGAAGCATAGATTCCGCCACCACCAAAGACATTGATGACGCTTTCAATCTCCGCAAAAGAGATGACGGTGGTTACACCTTGACCATAGCTCTTGCCCGGCCCTGTATGGACTGGAAATTCGAGTCCGGCCTGGATCAGGCAGTGATGAACCGCGGAACCAGCATCTACCTGCCTGAAGGCACTAGCCACATGCTTCCCGAAGCACTCGGCATCGGAGCACTCAGCCTTTTCTCCGGAAAAAACAGACCGGCACTGATTACAACTTTCGAGATTGATGCCCACGGGATTCTGCAATCAGTTGATCCGCATACCGGATGGGTAAAAATCACCGACAATTCAACATACCTTGCGGTGGAGCAGATGCTTGAGGAGGGCAGTGACGATGAGATGGCCCTTGCCCACGAGCTATCTGAAAAGCTGCTGCAGGAACGTATAAAACACGGTGCCATAGTTATCCGCAGACCGGAACCGGAACTTGCTCTTGAAGGATGGCCGCAGCAGACCAAAGTAATCATGTCCGCCAAGGAGTCTACTCCCCGTGCGGATCAGATTATCAGTGAATTCATGATCCTTGCGAATTCCGGGCTGGGGAAATATGCTGAAGAGAACAATTTCCCCCTGCTGTACCGCACTCAGGATATCGCCTTGCCCTCTGATTTAAGCGGAATCATCACCGAACCGCACGAGATATTCCTTAGGGTGCGCCAGATGATTCCTCCACAGATGGAGACTACACCTAAAAAGCACGCTACACTGGCTGTTAACGGTTACAGCCCTATCACATCGCCGTTGCGCCGTTACGCTGATTTTATAAACATGGCGCAGCTTTGCCATTATCTGATTGAAGGAGAGGCCAAGTGGGACGCCGATGAGCTGAAAGATCTTGCTGACAATCTACAGTTACGTTTGCAGTCGGTTATCAAAGTCCAGCGTTTCAGGCCGCGATATTGGAAACTGCTCTATCTGGCCCAGCACAAAAAAAGCTGGCACCATGCAGTTGTAGTGGATGACAGCGGCCCCTTGACAACTTTGGCCATGCCGGAAATACAAATTAATGTACGGGTTCCAAGGCCCATGCTTGGTGATAAGCTATATCCCGGACAGGGATTTCAGATCAGATTCAATAAGATTGATCCGCTTACCAATGAACTGCGGGTAATGGAAGCAATGGAAGAATAA
- a CDS encoding IMP cyclohydrolase: MSDLKKMYKTLQQDPFPADMTVTLGEQKLTFKKRTWEIDGETKGLRYGENPDQPAALYELVSGGLEYDGIKFRSEGQGLVSALTEEHMIQAGKHPGKTNLTDVDNALNILQYLTAKPAAVILKHNNPCGASWSEEGVGTALRNAFQADRIAAFGGAIVVNRPFTMEAAEVVDSAYFEVVAAPSFEEGTLEVLKKRKNLRILQIPGIANLEKMLGQPFLDVKSLMDGGMVVQFSFRNRILDAEDFIPATAEKDGSTFSSRAPSKQEMDDMLFAWAVEAGVTSNSVIFAKDGVTTAIGTGEQDRVGCVELAVTKARIKYADGLCFEKFKMSLFELKLKALKDEQAAKDLAEIEQAAVEAKGGLKGSVLVSDGFFPFRDGVDLCMAQGITAIAQPGGSIRDHEVIQATNEASPQVAMVFTGQRSFKH, translated from the coding sequence ATGAGCGATCTTAAAAAAATGTACAAAACCCTGCAGCAGGACCCCTTTCCTGCTGATATGACAGTTACACTGGGCGAGCAGAAACTTACCTTCAAAAAAAGAACCTGGGAAATCGACGGCGAGACCAAAGGTCTCCGGTACGGAGAAAATCCCGATCAGCCCGCCGCTCTCTACGAACTCGTTTCAGGGGGACTGGAATACGACGGAATCAAATTTCGCAGTGAAGGACAGGGACTTGTTTCCGCACTTACTGAAGAGCACATGATCCAGGCAGGAAAACATCCCGGAAAAACTAACCTTACCGATGTTGATAACGCCCTGAACATACTGCAATATCTCACCGCTAAACCAGCAGCGGTTATCCTCAAACACAACAATCCCTGCGGAGCTTCATGGTCCGAAGAAGGTGTGGGAACCGCACTGCGTAATGCTTTTCAGGCTGACCGCATCGCAGCTTTCGGTGGAGCTATTGTAGTCAACCGCCCGTTCACCATGGAAGCAGCAGAAGTCGTCGACAGTGCATACTTTGAAGTTGTTGCTGCTCCTTCTTTTGAAGAAGGAACCCTTGAAGTTCTCAAAAAACGCAAGAACCTGCGTATTCTCCAGATTCCCGGCATTGCCAATCTGGAAAAAATGCTCGGCCAGCCTTTCCTTGATGTGAAATCCCTCATGGATGGCGGCATGGTTGTACAGTTCTCTTTCCGCAACCGCATCCTTGATGCAGAAGATTTCATCCCCGCAACAGCAGAGAAAGACGGTTCCACCTTCTCTTCCCGCGCTCCTTCCAAACAAGAAATGGACGACATGCTTTTCGCGTGGGCAGTTGAAGCAGGCGTAACCTCCAACTCTGTAATTTTTGCCAAAGACGGCGTGACAACTGCCATCGGTACAGGTGAGCAGGACCGCGTAGGTTGTGTAGAACTGGCCGTTACCAAAGCCCGTATCAAATACGCTGACGGACTCTGCTTTGAAAAATTCAAGATGTCTCTTTTCGAACTGAAGCTTAAGGCTCTCAAAGATGAACAGGCTGCCAAAGACCTTGCCGAAATCGAACAGGCTGCTGTCGAAGCTAAAGGCGGACTCAAAGGCTCCGTACTGGTTTCAGACGGATTCTTCCCGTTCCGCGACGGTGTGGACCTGTGCATGGCTCAGGGAATCACCGCCATCGCCCAGCCCGGCGGCTCCATCCGTGACCACGAAGTAATTCAGGCTACCAATGAAGCCTCACCGCAGGTCGCCATGGTTTTCACCGGACAGCGTTCTTTTAAGCATTAA